Proteins encoded by one window of Halomonas chromatireducens:
- the rpsL gene encoding 30S ribosomal protein S12 produces MATINQLVRKPRKRPAAKSDVPALQACPQKRGVCTRVYTTTPKKPNSALRKVCRVRLTNGFEVSSYIGGEGHNLQEHSVVLIRGGRVKDLPGVRYHTVRGALDTSGVQNRKQGRSKYGTKRPKS; encoded by the coding sequence ATGGCAACGATCAATCAGCTCGTGCGCAAGCCGCGCAAGCGCCCCGCCGCCAAGAGCGACGTGCCGGCGCTGCAGGCCTGTCCGCAGAAACGCGGTGTCTGCACCCGCGTCTACACCACCACCCCGAAGAAGCCGAACTCGGCCCTGCGTAAGGTCTGCCGCGTGCGCCTGACCAACGGGTTCGAAGTGTCGTCCTACATCGGCGGTGAGGGTCACAACCTCCAGGAGCACTCTGTGGTGCTGATCCGCGGCGGCCGTGTCAAGGATTTGCCGGGTGTGCGCTATCACACCGTTCGCGGCGCCCTGGACACCTCCGGCGTGCAGAACCGCAAGCAGGGCCGTTCCAAGTACGGCACCAAGCGTCCCAAGTCCTGA
- the rpsG gene encoding 30S ribosomal protein S7 has product MPRRRVVAKREILPDPKFGSERLAKFMNHLMYSGKKSVAEHIVYGALDKVAERSKEEPLEIFDKALEAIQPMVEVKSRRVGGATYQVPVEVRPSRRQALAMRWLVDAARKRGEKTMVQRLAGEMLDAAEGKGSAVKKREDVHRMAEANKAFSHYRF; this is encoded by the coding sequence ATGCCTAGAAGAAGAGTAGTAGCCAAGCGCGAAATCCTGCCGGATCCCAAGTTCGGAAGTGAGCGCCTGGCGAAGTTCATGAACCACCTGATGTACAGCGGCAAGAAGTCCGTGGCCGAGCACATCGTCTACGGTGCGCTGGACAAGGTTGCCGAGCGTAGCAAGGAAGAGCCGCTGGAGATCTTCGACAAGGCGCTGGAAGCCATCCAGCCCATGGTCGAGGTCAAGTCCCGCCGCGTTGGCGGTGCGACCTATCAGGTTCCGGTAGAGGTCCGCCCTTCGCGCCGTCAGGCGCTGGCCATGCGTTGGCTGGTGGACGCGGCGCGCAAGCGCGGCGAGAAGACCATGGTGCAGCGTCTCGCTGGCGAGATGCTCGACGCCGCCGAGGGCAAGGGCTCCGCGGTCAAGAAGCGTGAAGACGTGCATCGCATGGCCGAAGCCAACAAGGCGTTCTCGCACTACCGCTTCTAA
- the fusA gene encoding elongation factor G yields MARKTPLKRYRNIGIVAHVDAGKTTTTERVLFYTGLSHKVGEVHDGAATTDWMEQEQERGITITSAAVTTFWKGMNQQFDEHRINIIDTPGHVDFTIEVERSLRVLDGAVVVLCGSSGVQPQTETVWRQANKYEVPRMVFVNKMDRTGADFFMVVDQLKQKLGANAVPIQINWGTEEEFKGVVDLIQMKAILWDEDSLGMSYDLVDIPAELQETAEKYREEMVEAAAEASEELMEKYLEGGELTIEEIKAGLRRRTLANEIVLVTCGSAFKNKGVQAVLDGVIEYMPSPTEVKAIEGELDDKDGTIATREADDSAPFAALAFKIATDPFVGTLTFIRVYSGVLNSGDSVYNSVKQKKERVGRIVQMHANSREEIKEVLAGDIAACIGLKDVTTGDTLCDLNEKIVLERMEFPDPVISVAVEPKTKTDQEKMGVALGKLAQEDPSFRVKTDEETGQTIISGMGELHLDIIVDRMRREFKVEANIGKPQVAYRETIRGSVEQEGKFVRQSGGRGQYGHVWLRIEPLTEADKGEDEDMHFKFASEIVGGVVPKEYVGAVEKGAFEQLQNGVIAGYPMIDVKVTLYDGSYHDVDSNENAFKVASSMAVKEGARKAKAVLLEPVMKVEVVTPEEFMGDVMGDLNRRRGLVQGMDDSSSGKIIRATVPLGEMFGYATDLRSQSQGRASYTMEFSKYDEAPSSIVEAVINQKG; encoded by the coding sequence GTGGCTCGCAAGACTCCACTAAAACGCTACCGTAATATCGGCATCGTCGCTCACGTCGATGCCGGCAAGACCACCACGACCGAGCGCGTGCTGTTCTATACCGGCCTGTCCCACAAGGTCGGCGAGGTGCATGACGGCGCTGCTACCACCGACTGGATGGAGCAGGAGCAGGAGCGTGGCATCACCATCACGTCGGCTGCTGTCACTACCTTCTGGAAGGGCATGAATCAGCAGTTCGATGAGCACCGCATCAACATCATCGACACGCCCGGGCACGTTGACTTCACCATTGAAGTCGAACGCTCCCTGCGCGTGCTCGACGGTGCCGTGGTGGTGCTGTGCGGCTCGTCCGGCGTTCAGCCCCAGACCGAGACCGTCTGGCGCCAGGCCAACAAGTACGAAGTCCCGCGCATGGTGTTCGTCAACAAGATGGACCGCACCGGCGCCGACTTCTTCATGGTGGTTGACCAGCTGAAGCAAAAGCTGGGAGCCAACGCGGTGCCGATCCAGATCAACTGGGGCACCGAGGAAGAGTTCAAGGGCGTCGTCGATCTGATCCAGATGAAGGCCATTCTCTGGGACGAAGACAGCCTGGGCATGAGCTATGACCTCGTTGATATCCCGGCCGAGCTCCAGGAGACCGCGGAGAAGTATCGCGAAGAGATGGTCGAGGCTGCCGCCGAGGCATCCGAAGAGCTGATGGAGAAGTATCTCGAGGGTGGTGAGTTGACCATCGAAGAGATCAAGGCCGGTCTGCGTCGCCGCACCCTGGCCAACGAAATCGTGCTTGTCACCTGCGGCTCTGCGTTCAAGAACAAGGGCGTGCAGGCGGTTCTCGATGGCGTCATCGAGTACATGCCGTCACCCACCGAGGTCAAGGCCATCGAGGGTGAGCTGGACGACAAGGATGGCACCATCGCCACCCGCGAGGCGGATGACAGTGCTCCCTTCGCTGCCCTGGCATTCAAGATTGCCACCGATCCGTTCGTCGGCACGCTGACCTTCATTCGCGTCTATTCCGGGGTGCTCAACTCTGGCGACAGCGTCTACAACTCGGTCAAGCAGAAGAAGGAGCGGGTGGGTCGTATCGTTCAGATGCACGCCAACTCCCGCGAAGAGATCAAGGAAGTTCTGGCTGGTGACATCGCTGCCTGTATCGGCCTGAAGGACGTCACCACGGGTGATACCCTGTGCGATCTGAATGAAAAGATCGTGCTGGAGCGCATGGAGTTTCCGGATCCGGTAATCTCCGTGGCCGTGGAGCCGAAAACCAAGACCGACCAGGAGAAGATGGGTGTCGCGCTGGGCAAGCTGGCCCAGGAAGACCCGTCGTTCCGCGTCAAGACCGACGAGGAAACCGGGCAGACCATCATCTCCGGCATGGGTGAGCTGCACCTCGATATCATCGTCGACCGCATGCGTCGCGAGTTCAAGGTCGAGGCCAACATCGGCAAGCCCCAGGTCGCCTACCGTGAAACCATTCGCGGCAGCGTCGAGCAGGAAGGCAAGTTCGTGCGCCAGTCTGGCGGTCGCGGCCAGTATGGCCACGTCTGGCTGCGTATCGAGCCGCTGACCGAGGCGGACAAGGGCGAAGACGAAGACATGCACTTCAAGTTCGCTTCCGAGATCGTCGGCGGTGTGGTGCCCAAGGAGTACGTGGGTGCCGTCGAGAAAGGGGCCTTTGAGCAGCTGCAGAACGGCGTCATCGCGGGCTACCCGATGATCGACGTCAAGGTCACGCTGTACGATGGCTCCTACCATGACGTGGACTCGAACGAGAACGCGTTCAAGGTTGCCTCTTCCATGGCTGTCAAGGAAGGGGCCCGCAAGGCCAAAGCCGTGCTGCTGGAACCGGTGATGAAGGTCGAGGTCGTGACCCCCGAGGAATTCATGGGTGACGTCATGGGCGACCTGAACCGTCGTCGCGGTCTGGTGCAGGGCATGGATGACTCTTCCTCCGGCAAGATCATCCGCGCGACGGTGCCGCTGGGCGAGATGTTCGGTTACGCAACCGATCTGCGCTCTCAGTCCCAGGGTCGTGCGAGCTACACTATGGAGTTCTCGAAGTACGACGAGGCGCCCTCCAGCATCGTAGAAGCCGTCATCAACCAGAAAGGTTAA
- the tuf gene encoding elongation factor Tu codes for MAKEKFERSKPHVNVGTIGHVDHGKTTLTAALTRVSAEVFGGDWREFDTIDNAPEERERGITIATSHVEYQSEQRHYAHVDCPGHADYVKNMITGAAQMDGAILVCSAADGPMPQTREHILLSRQVGVPYIVVFLNKADMVDDEELLELVEMEVRELLSEYDFPGDDTPIITGSALMALEGKDDNGMGTTAVANLIKALDDYIPEPERAIDQPFLMPIEDVFSISGRGTVVTGRIERGIVKAGEEVEIVGIRDTTKTVVTGVEMFRKLLDEGRAGENVGALLRGTKRDDVERGQVLAKPGSINPHTVFEAEVYVLSKEEGGRHTPFFKGYRPQFYFRTTDVTGTCELPEGVEMVMPGDNVKMVVTLIAPIAMDDGLRFAIREGGRTVGAGVVAKIIQ; via the coding sequence GTGGCTAAGGAAAAATTCGAACGTTCCAAACCGCACGTCAACGTCGGCACCATCGGTCACGTCGACCACGGCAAGACCACTCTGACTGCGGCCCTGACTCGTGTTTCTGCTGAGGTCTTCGGCGGCGATTGGCGCGAATTCGACACCATCGACAACGCACCGGAAGAGCGTGAGCGCGGTATCACCATCGCCACCTCTCACGTCGAGTATCAGTCCGAGCAGCGTCACTACGCTCACGTCGACTGCCCGGGACACGCTGACTACGTCAAGAACATGATCACCGGTGCTGCCCAGATGGACGGCGCTATCCTGGTCTGTTCCGCTGCTGACGGCCCCATGCCGCAGACTCGCGAGCACATCCTGCTCTCCCGTCAGGTCGGCGTGCCTTACATCGTCGTGTTCCTGAACAAGGCCGACATGGTCGACGACGAAGAGCTGCTTGAGCTGGTCGAGATGGAAGTTCGCGAGCTGCTGAGCGAGTACGACTTCCCGGGCGACGACACCCCGATCATCACCGGCTCTGCTCTGATGGCGCTGGAAGGCAAGGACGACAACGGCATGGGCACCACCGCCGTTGCCAACCTGATCAAGGCCCTGGACGACTATATCCCGGAGCCTGAGCGTGCCATCGACCAGCCGTTCCTGATGCCGATCGAGGATGTGTTCTCGATCTCCGGTCGCGGCACCGTGGTGACCGGTCGTATCGAGCGTGGCATCGTCAAGGCCGGCGAAGAAGTCGAGATCGTCGGTATTCGCGACACCACCAAGACCGTCGTGACCGGCGTCGAGATGTTCCGCAAGCTGCTCGACGAAGGTCGTGCCGGTGAGAACGTTGGCGCCCTGCTGCGTGGCACCAAGCGTGATGACGTCGAGCGTGGCCAGGTGCTGGCCAAGCCGGGCTCCATCAACCCGCACACCGTCTTCGAAGCCGAAGTCTACGTGCTGTCCAAGGAAGAGGGTGGTCGTCACACGCCGTTCTTCAAGGGCTACCGTCCGCAGTTCTACTTCCGTACCACCGACGTGACCGGTACCTGTGAACTGCCGGAAGGCGTCGAGATGGTCATGCCGGGCGACAACGTCAAGATGGTTGTCACCCTGATCGCTCCGATCGCCATGGATGACGGCCTGCGCTTCGCCATCCGCGAAGGCGGCCGTACCGTCGGCGCCGGCGTCGTGGCCAAGATCATCCAGTAA
- the rpsJ gene encoding 30S ribosomal protein S10, whose protein sequence is MQNQKIRIRLKAFDHRLIDQSAAEIVETAKRTGAQVRGPIPLPTNRERYTILISPHVNKDARDQYEIRTHKRVLDIVEPTEKTVDALMKLDLAAGVDVQIKLD, encoded by the coding sequence ATGCAGAACCAGAAGATTCGCATTCGGTTGAAAGCGTTCGACCATCGCCTGATCGACCAGTCCGCCGCGGAGATCGTTGAAACCGCCAAGCGCACCGGTGCTCAGGTCCGTGGGCCGATCCCGCTGCCGACCAATCGTGAGCGTTACACCATCCTGATCTCACCGCACGTCAACAAGGACGCGCGCGATCAGTATGAGATTCGCACACACAAGCGTGTGCTCGATATCGTCGAGCCGACCGAGAAGACTGTCGATGCGCTGATGAAGCTCGACCTCGCCGCTGGCGTGGACGTTCAGATCAAGCTCGACTGA
- the rplC gene encoding 50S ribosomal protein L3 produces the protein MTIGLVGRKAGMTRVFTEDGASVPVTVIEVEPNRVTSVKSVEADGYAAIQVTTGSRKAKHLTKAQAGQYAKAGVEAGRALMEFRLAEGDEAPAVGGELTVSLFEAGQMVDVTGTSKGKGFQGAVKRWNFRTQDATHGNSLSHRAPGSIGMCQTPGRVFKGKKMAGQMGNVRCTVQSLEIVRVDAERNLLLVKGAVPGATGSDVIVRSAVKAG, from the coding sequence ATGACTATCGGTTTAGTCGGTAGAAAGGCCGGTATGACCCGTGTCTTTACCGAAGATGGCGCCTCTGTGCCCGTAACCGTGATCGAGGTTGAGCCGAATCGCGTCACCAGCGTCAAGTCTGTCGAAGCCGACGGCTACGCAGCGATTCAGGTCACAACCGGCTCCCGCAAGGCCAAGCACCTCACCAAGGCCCAGGCAGGTCAGTATGCCAAGGCAGGTGTCGAGGCCGGTCGTGCGCTGATGGAGTTCCGCCTTGCAGAAGGCGATGAGGCTCCGGCAGTGGGCGGCGAACTCACCGTATCCCTCTTCGAAGCTGGTCAGATGGTTGATGTGACCGGTACCTCCAAGGGCAAGGGCTTCCAGGGCGCCGTCAAGCGCTGGAACTTCCGTACCCAGGATGCCACCCACGGCAACTCACTGTCGCACCGCGCGCCGGGTTCCATCGGCATGTGTCAAACCCCGGGTCGCGTCTTCAAAGGCAAGAAGATGGCCGGCCAGATGGGCAATGTCCGCTGCACCGTGCAGAGCCTGGAAATTGTCCGTGTCGACGCCGAACGCAACCTGCTGCTGGTCAAGGGCGCCGTGCCCGGTGCTACCGGCAGCGACGTCATTGTGCGCAGCGCCGTCAAGGCTGGCTGA
- the rplD gene encoding 50S ribosomal protein L4, producing the protein MNLNLAAGAGTVEVADATFGKEFNEALVHQVVTAYLAGGRQGTRAQKNRSDVRGGGKKPWRQKGTGRARAGTIRSPLWRSGGVTFAARPQDHSHKVNRKMYRAAMRAILSELVRQERLVAIDEITVEAPRTKELVAKLKELNLEKVLIVTEEVDEKLYLAARNIPNVDVVDVAAADPVSLIAFDKVLVTVSALRKFEEKLA; encoded by the coding sequence ATGAATCTGAATCTAGCTGCAGGCGCGGGCACTGTCGAAGTTGCCGACGCCACCTTTGGCAAAGAATTCAACGAGGCGCTGGTTCACCAGGTCGTCACCGCCTATCTGGCCGGTGGTCGTCAGGGAACCCGTGCCCAGAAGAACCGTTCCGACGTGCGTGGCGGTGGCAAGAAGCCGTGGCGCCAGAAGGGCACCGGTCGTGCTCGTGCCGGTACCATTCGCTCGCCCCTGTGGCGTAGCGGTGGTGTGACCTTTGCGGCTCGCCCGCAGGATCACTCCCACAAGGTCAACCGCAAGATGTACCGTGCGGCCATGCGCGCGATTCTCTCCGAGCTGGTTCGCCAGGAGCGTCTGGTGGCGATCGACGAGATTACCGTCGAAGCGCCCCGGACCAAGGAGTTGGTGGCCAAGCTCAAGGAGCTGAACCTCGAGAAAGTGCTGATCGTCACCGAGGAAGTCGACGAGAAGCTCTATCTGGCCGCCCGCAACATTCCCAACGTGGATGTGGTGGATGTGGCTGCTGCCGACCCGGTGAGCCTGATCGCCTTCGACAAGGTGCTGGTCACCGTCTCTGCTCTGCGTAAATTCGAGGAGAAGCTGGCATGA
- the rplW gene encoding 50S ribosomal protein L23 has protein sequence MNQERVFKVLLGPHVTEKAAFAAENNQYVFKVASDATKPEIKQAVQVLFGKKVDRVQVLNVKGKTKRSANGLGRRQGYRKAYVSLAAGETLEDFTGAE, from the coding sequence ATGAACCAGGAACGCGTATTCAAGGTTCTGCTTGGTCCGCACGTGACCGAGAAGGCCGCTTTCGCCGCTGAGAACAACCAGTACGTGTTCAAGGTGGCCAGTGACGCGACCAAGCCGGAAATCAAGCAGGCCGTTCAGGTCCTGTTCGGCAAGAAGGTCGATCGCGTCCAGGTATTGAACGTCAAGGGCAAGACCAAGCGCTCCGCGAATGGTCTGGGCCGTCGCCAGGGCTACCGCAAGGCTTATGTGTCCCTGGCCGCCGGTGAGACGCTCGAAGACTTCACTGGCGCCGAATAA
- the rplB gene encoding 50S ribosomal protein L2: MAIVKTKPTSAGRRHVVKIVSEDLHKGKPYAPLLEKQSRSGGRNNNGRITTRHVGGGHRQHYRLVDFKRPKDGVPAVVERLEYDPNRSAHIALLKYLDGERRYIIAPKGVKAGDRLESGVNAAIRKGNTLPLRNIPLGSTVHCIELKPGKGAQIARSAGTSAQLVAREGNYATLRLRSGEMRKVLAECRATLGEVSNSEHSLRQLGKAGAKRWRGVRPTVRGVAMNPVDHPHGGGEGRTSGGRHPVSPWGVPTKGHKTRKNKRTDKLIIRRRKARG, translated from the coding sequence ATGGCAATCGTCAAGACAAAACCCACATCCGCCGGTCGTCGCCACGTCGTCAAGATCGTCAGCGAGGATCTGCACAAGGGCAAGCCCTATGCACCGCTGCTCGAGAAGCAGTCGCGCTCCGGTGGACGTAACAACAACGGCCGCATCACCACCCGCCATGTGGGCGGTGGTCACCGTCAGCATTATCGGCTCGTGGACTTCAAGCGCCCCAAGGATGGCGTTCCCGCCGTCGTCGAGCGCCTGGAATACGACCCGAACCGCAGCGCCCACATCGCGTTGCTGAAGTATCTGGACGGCGAGCGTCGCTACATCATCGCGCCCAAGGGCGTGAAGGCCGGCGACCGTCTCGAGTCCGGTGTCAACGCGGCGATCAGGAAGGGTAACACCCTGCCGCTGCGTAACATCCCGCTGGGTTCCACCGTGCACTGCATCGAACTGAAGCCCGGAAAGGGTGCTCAGATCGCGCGCAGCGCCGGTACCAGTGCCCAGCTGGTCGCTCGTGAAGGCAACTATGCCACCCTGCGTCTGCGCTCCGGCGAGATGCGCAAGGTGCTGGCAGAGTGCCGCGCGACCCTGGGGGAAGTGAGCAACTCCGAGCACAGCCTGCGTCAACTTGGCAAGGCCGGTGCGAAGCGCTGGAGAGGCGTGCGTCCGACCGTTCGCGGTGTGGCCATGAACCCGGTTGATCACCCGCACGGCGGTGGCGAAGGCCGCACCAGCGGTGGCCGTCACCCGGTGTCCCCGTGGGGCGTTCCCACCAAGGGCCACAAGACGCGCAAGAACAAGCGCACCGACAAGCTCATCATCCGTCGCCGCAAGGCACGGGGCTGA
- the rpsS gene encoding 30S ribosomal protein S19 encodes MPRSLKKGPFIDLHLLKKVEAAVEKSDRKPIKTWSRRSMILPNMVGLTIAVHNGRQHVPVHVSEEMVGHKLGEFAATRTYRGHAADKKAKR; translated from the coding sequence GTGCCACGTTCACTGAAGAAAGGTCCCTTCATTGACCTTCATCTGCTGAAGAAGGTTGAGGCTGCAGTGGAGAAGAGCGACCGCAAACCGATCAAGACCTGGTCGCGTCGCTCCATGATCCTGCCGAATATGGTCGGGCTCACCATTGCTGTCCATAACGGTCGCCAACACGTCCCGGTGCATGTCTCCGAGGAAATGGTTGGCCACAAGCTGGGCGAATTCGCTGCCACCCGCACGTATCGCGGGCATGCGGCGGACAAGAAAGCCAAACGGTAA
- the rplV gene encoding 50S ribosomal protein L22, with protein MEVTAKLRGARLSAQKARLVADQVRGKPVAEAIDLLTFSPKKAAKLVKKVLQSAIANAEENNGMDIDELRVSTICVDEGMTLKRIKPRAKGRADRILKRTCHITVKVAEK; from the coding sequence ATGGAAGTCACAGCTAAGCTGCGTGGCGCTCGTTTATCCGCCCAGAAGGCCCGTTTGGTGGCTGACCAGGTGCGCGGTAAACCGGTCGCCGAAGCAATTGACCTGCTGACCTTCTCACCGAAGAAGGCTGCCAAGCTGGTCAAGAAAGTGCTTCAGTCCGCCATCGCGAATGCGGAAGAAAACAACGGTATGGATATCGACGAGCTGCGTGTCTCGACCATCTGCGTCGATGAGGGCATGACGCTCAAGCGCATCAAGCCGCGTGCCAAGGGCCGTGCGGATCGCATTTTGAAGCGCACCTGCCACATCACCGTCAAGGTAGCCGAGAAGTAG
- the rpsC gene encoding 30S ribosomal protein S3 — MGQKVHPTGIRLGIVKDHSSVWYAERGAYADKLNNDLEVRRFLEERLKNASVSRIHIERPANNARITIHTARPGIVIGKKGEDVDRLRRDVTAMMGVPVHVNIEEVRKPELDAKLVAQNIAGQLERRVMFRRAMKRSVQNAMRLGAGGIKVMLSGRLGGAEIARTEWYREGRVPLHTLRADIDYATYEAKTTYGIIGVKVWVFKGEILGGIEEVRAKAKQPQAAPSKKKGSR, encoded by the coding sequence ATGGGTCAGAAAGTACATCCGACAGGTATTCGGCTGGGTATCGTCAAGGATCACTCCTCGGTGTGGTATGCCGAGCGCGGTGCCTACGCCGACAAGCTGAATAATGATCTCGAAGTGCGTCGTTTCCTCGAGGAGCGACTGAAGAATGCGTCCGTGAGTCGCATCCACATCGAGCGTCCGGCGAACAACGCCCGCATTACCATTCACACCGCCCGTCCGGGCATCGTGATTGGCAAGAAGGGTGAAGACGTCGATCGTCTGCGTCGTGACGTCACGGCGATGATGGGCGTGCCCGTGCACGTCAACATCGAAGAAGTCCGCAAGCCGGAACTGGATGCCAAGCTCGTCGCGCAGAACATCGCCGGCCAGCTCGAGCGTCGCGTCATGTTCCGTCGTGCCATGAAGCGTTCCGTGCAGAACGCCATGCGCCTGGGTGCCGGTGGTATCAAGGTGATGCTGTCGGGTCGCCTCGGTGGTGCGGAAATCGCACGTACCGAATGGTACCGCGAAGGCCGCGTGCCGCTTCACACCCTGCGTGCGGACATCGACTACGCCACCTACGAAGCAAAAACCACCTACGGCATCATCGGTGTCAAGGTTTGGGTCTTCAAGGGTGAAATCCTCGGGGGCATCGAAGAGGTCCGCGCCAAGGCTAAACAGCCGCAGGCCGCGCCCTCCAAGAAGAAAGGTTCCAGGTAA
- the rplP gene encoding 50S ribosomal protein L16: MLQPKRMKFRKMMKGRNRGLAHRGSKISFGEYGLKATGRGRITARQIEAGRRAITRHVKRGGKIWIRIFPDKPISKKPLEVRMGKGKGSVEYWVAQIQPGRVLYEIEGVSEELAREAFSLAAQKMPISTTFVKRTVM, encoded by the coding sequence ATGTTACAACCCAAGCGCATGAAATTCCGCAAGATGATGAAGGGCCGCAACCGTGGCCTGGCGCATCGCGGAAGCAAGATCAGCTTCGGGGAATATGGCCTGAAGGCAACCGGTCGCGGCCGTATCACGGCGCGTCAGATCGAAGCCGGCCGTCGTGCGATCACTCGTCACGTCAAGCGTGGCGGCAAGATCTGGATCCGCATATTCCCTGACAAGCCGATTTCCAAGAAGCCGCTCGAAGTTCGTATGGGCAAGGGCAAGGGCTCCGTCGAGTACTGGGTCGCACAGATCCAGCCTGGTCGGGTCCTGTATGAAATCGAAGGGGTGTCGGAAGAGCTGGCTCGTGAAGCCTTCTCCCTGGCGGCCCAGAAGATGCCCATATCCACCACCTTTGTGAAACGGACGGTGATGTGA
- the rpmC gene encoding 50S ribosomal protein L29 → MKAQEIREKSVDELREQLFELLREQFNLRMQKATGQLSQTHLLKQVRRDIARVKTVLNEKAGD, encoded by the coding sequence ATGAAAGCCCAGGAAATTCGTGAAAAGTCAGTAGACGAACTGCGTGAGCAGCTCTTCGAACTCCTCCGCGAGCAGTTCAACCTGCGCATGCAGAAGGCCACTGGCCAACTGAGCCAGACTCATCTGCTCAAGCAGGTCCGTCGGGATATCGCCCGCGTCAAGACTGTGCTCAACGAGAAGGCAGGTGACTGA
- the rpsQ gene encoding 30S ribosomal protein S17, producing MAEEKKARTLTGKVVSDKMEKSIVVMIERRERHPIYGKYVKRSTKLHAHDETNQAKVGDTVSIQECRPLSRKKAWSLVEVVEQAKG from the coding sequence ATGGCCGAAGAAAAGAAAGCTCGTACGCTCACCGGCAAGGTGGTGAGCGACAAGATGGAGAAGTCCATCGTCGTCATGATCGAGCGCCGTGAGCGGCACCCGATCTATGGCAAGTACGTCAAGCGCTCCACCAAGCTGCACGCCCACGACGAGACAAACCAGGCGAAGGTCGGCGACACGGTTTCCATTCAGGAATGCCGTCCGCTGTCCAGGAAGAAAGCCTGGTCCCTGGTCGAGGTGGTCGAGCAGGCCAAAGGCTGA
- the rplN gene encoding 50S ribosomal protein L14 — translation MIQTQTMLDVADNSGARRVQCIKVLGGSHRRYARVGDIIKVTVKEAIPRGKVKKGQVLKAVVVRTRSGVRRPDGSLIRFDGNAAVLLNNTNEQPIGTRIFGPVTRELRNEKFMKIISLAPEVL, via the coding sequence ATGATTCAGACTCAGACAATGCTGGATGTCGCCGACAACAGCGGAGCGCGCCGGGTGCAGTGCATCAAGGTGCTTGGCGGTTCTCACCGTCGCTACGCCCGCGTGGGTGACATCATCAAGGTCACGGTGAAGGAAGCCATTCCGCGTGGCAAGGTCAAGAAAGGCCAGGTCCTCAAGGCGGTGGTGGTTCGCACCCGCAGCGGTGTCCGTCGTCCCGACGGCTCGCTGATCCGCTTCGATGGAAATGCGGCAGTTCTGTTGAACAACACCAACGAGCAGCCGATCGGTACCCGTATCTTCGGACCGGTGACACGTGAGCTTCGCAACGAGAAGTTCATGAAGATCATTTCCCTGGCGCCCGAAGTGCTGTAA
- the rplX gene encoding 50S ribosomal protein L24: MQKIKRDDEVVVIAGKDKGKRGTVKRVLGEERFVVSGVNMIKRHTKPNPMAGKQGGIVEREAPIHASNVAIFNSETGKADRVGFQVKEDGTKVRIYKSTQTQIDA; this comes from the coding sequence ATGCAAAAGATCAAACGTGACGATGAAGTGGTCGTCATCGCCGGCAAGGATAAGGGCAAGCGTGGCACGGTAAAGCGCGTCCTCGGAGAGGAACGTTTTGTGGTGTCCGGTGTGAACATGATCAAGCGTCACACCAAGCCCAATCCTATGGCGGGCAAGCAGGGCGGTATCGTCGAGCGCGAGGCTCCGATTCACGCGTCCAACGTGGCGATCTTCAACTCGGAGACCGGTAAGGCGGATCGCGTCGGCTTCCAGGTTAAGGAAGACGGTACCAAGGTACGTATCTACAAGTCGACGCAGACGCAGATCGACGCCTAA
- the rplE gene encoding 50S ribosomal protein L5: protein MANLKERYQNEVVAQLKEQFSYANVMQVPRVTKVTLNMGIGDATSDKKLIENAVGDLEKLSGQKPLVTKARKSIAGFKVREGWPIGIKVTLRSERMWEFLDRLVNIAIPRVRDFRGLNPKSFDGRGNYSMGVREQIIFPEIEYDKIDRIRGLDVTITTTANTDEEGRALLSALNFPFKK from the coding sequence ATGGCGAACTTGAAAGAACGTTATCAGAACGAGGTGGTGGCTCAGCTCAAAGAGCAGTTCAGCTACGCCAATGTGATGCAGGTGCCGCGGGTCACCAAGGTGACTTTGAACATGGGCATCGGCGACGCAACCAGCGACAAGAAGCTGATCGAGAATGCCGTCGGCGACCTGGAGAAGCTCTCCGGTCAGAAGCCGTTGGTGACCAAGGCACGGAAGTCCATTGCGGGCTTCAAGGTGCGCGAAGGCTGGCCGATCGGCATCAAGGTGACCCTGCGCAGTGAGCGTATGTGGGAATTCCTCGATCGCTTGGTCAACATCGCGATACCCCGCGTGCGTGACTTCCGTGGTCTCAACCCGAAGTCCTTTGACGGTCGCGGCAACTACTCCATGGGTGTGCGTGAGCAGATCATCTTCCCGGAGATCGAGTATGATAAGATCGACCGGATTCGTGGTCTGGATGTCACCATCACCACCACTGCCAACACCGACGAGGAAGGTCGTGCGCTGCTGAGCGCGCTGAACTTCCCGTTCAAGAAATAA